The window TCGACGGAGGACGGTACCGGAATTGTGCATACGGCTCCTGCGTTCGGCGCAGAGGACTTCGAGACGGCTCAGCGCGAGAACCTTCCCCTCGTGAATCCGATTGCCGGTGACGGGCGATTTCTGCAGGTCGCTACACTCGTGGCAGGGCAATGGTTCAAGGATGCGGATAAGACGATCGTGCGCGACCTGAAGTCGCGCGGGCTGATGTACCGGCACGAGACGTTCGTGCACAACTATCCACACGACTGGCGAAAGGGTACGCCCCTCATGAGCTACCCGGTCGACAGCTGGTTTGTGCGGACGACGGCCATCAAGGACCGGATGGTTGAGTTAAACAATCAGATTAACTGGCACCCGCAAGGCATTGGTGATGGAAGATTTGGGGAGTGGTTGGAGAACAATGTGGACTGGGCGCTAAGCCGCCGACGCTTCTGGGGTACACCTCTCCCGATCTGGCAGTCCGATGCAGAGGGGTCCGACTACATTGAGGTCATCGGGTCGATCGACGCCCTCCGCAAGAAGTGTGGTGACCAACTCCCTGCCGACGAGGACCTCGACCTTCATCGGCCGTATGTCGACCAGTTCACATGGCCGTCACCTGATGGCGGGACGATGCGAAGGGTGGAAGATCTGATCGATGTCTGGTTCGATTCGGGCGCGATGCCGTTCGCCCAGTGGCATTACCCGTTTGAGAACGACGAAGCGTTCGAAGAGAGCTTTCCAGCAGATTTCATTGCGGAAGGCGTGGATCAGACGCGGGGGTGGTTCTATACGTTGCATGCGATTTCTGCGATCTGTCGGGACAGCGTCGCATATCGGAATGTGGTTGTGAACGGCCTCGTCCTGGATGAGGCCGGTGAGAAGATGTCCAAGACGAAGGGCAACGCCACCGATCCGTTCGATGTAATCAACACGTATGGTGCAGACGTAGCCCGCTGGTACCTGATGAGCAACAGTCCTCCGTGGGAGAACCTGAAGTTCACCGAGCGAGGCATGCAGGAAACGTTGCGGAAATTCTTCAGCACGTTGGAGAATGTGTACGGCTTCTTTTCGACGTATGCGAACATCGACAGTTTTCGGTTTGACGAGGCGACGATACCGATCGCGAAACGACCTGAACTGGATCGATGGATCATCAGCCTCTTGAATTCCCTGATCGCTGAGGTCGACGAGTCACTCCACGACTACAATCCCACACGTTCAGCCAGAGCG of the Rhodothermales bacterium genome contains:
- a CDS encoding isoleucine--tRNA ligase, with protein sequence STEDGTGIVHTAPAFGAEDFETAQRENLPLVNPIAGDGRFLQVATLVAGQWFKDADKTIVRDLKSRGLMYRHETFVHNYPHDWRKGTPLMSYPVDSWFVRTTAIKDRMVELNNQINWHPQGIGDGRFGEWLENNVDWALSRRRFWGTPLPIWQSDAEGSDYIEVIGSIDALRKKCGDQLPADEDLDLHRPYVDQFTWPSPDGGTMRRVEDLIDVWFDSGAMPFAQWHYPFENDEAFEESFPADFIAEGVDQTRGWFYTLHAISAICRDSVAYRNVVVNGLVLDEAGEKMSKTKGNATDPFDVINTYGADVARWYLMSNSPPWENLKFTERGMQETLRKFFSTLENVYGFFSTYANIDSFRFDEATIPIAKRPELDRWIISLLNSLIAEVDESLHDYNPTRSARAIESFVDSLSNWHIRRSRRRFWKSDGDRVDKLAAYQTVFECLVTVARLMSPTAPFFGEWLYQSLNRSTAKHTVESVHLAAFPEMRPEAVDADLERRMQIARTICSVVLALRNTSGINVRQPLSQILVVVGHGVDVQDVRAVEQIVLEEVNVKTVELMSSSSGLVTRTAKPNFQALGKRLGKLMKAVNHAVRSWDDGAIEEFQSVGETVISVDGESVRLTSEDVVITSEGIEGWLVDTEDGVTVALDTKLNPELEKEGLARELVNRIQNLRKQADFQVTDRIVVSYDATPVMAEAVSAHVDWIRNETLALELQKAVHPDGDLVMDFDVYDEHITIGVRRIAV